One Methanococcus aeolicus Nankai-3 DNA segment encodes these proteins:
- a CDS encoding DUF4367 domain-containing protein: protein MNRLNKSICIIGVVALIFGICFAGCIGEQQMSADQISQKMQEKYDSINDMSCNMVMTVDVNGKPEKIEYTYKYKKPNKSFIENDEFLMASDGKTFYMYDKNKNEYMTMDAPKQQNNNYGEMIKSILEMYNPEYVGEEKISNGDCYILKLTTKNKTGTIASSTGNMKIWVDKEYWQPIKIEFNGGTIEYQNVKYNTGLDDSIFTITPPKGAKLMNNNIPKKMTIEEAQKQVSFTILIPKYTGDYEFNNAMVAGNGNNQIISITYTKGINGFVIMEDNSKPIDLPNSEKVMIGDIEAQYIKNMGANMLTFNKDGVNIVISGTLDKEELIKIAKSMI, encoded by the coding sequence ATGAATAGATTAAATAAATCTATCTGCATTATTGGAGTTGTTGCTTTAATATTTGGTATATGTTTTGCAGGTTGCATTGGAGAGCAACAGATGTCAGCAGACCAAATATCTCAAAAAATGCAAGAAAAATACGATTCCATAAATGATATGAGTTGTAATATGGTTATGACGGTAGATGTAAATGGAAAACCTGAAAAAATAGAATACACATACAAATATAAAAAACCAAATAAATCATTCATAGAAAATGATGAATTCCTAATGGCATCAGATGGAAAAACCTTTTATATGTATGATAAAAATAAAAATGAATATATGACTATGGACGCCCCAAAACAGCAAAATAATAATTATGGAGAAATGATTAAAAGCATTCTTGAAATGTATAATCCAGAATATGTAGGGGAAGAAAAGATTTCGAATGGGGATTGTTATATATTAAAATTAACTACCAAAAATAAAACCGGCACAATAGCCTCATCAACAGGAAATATGAAAATATGGGTTGATAAAGAATATTGGCAACCAATCAAAATAGAATTTAATGGTGGAACAATAGAATATCAAAATGTAAAATATAATACTGGACTTGATGACAGTATATTTACGATTACGCCACCAAAAGGAGCAAAATTAATGAATAACAATATACCAAAAAAAATGACAATTGAGGAAGCTCAAAAGCAGGTATCATTTACAATATTGATTCCAAAATATACCGGAGACTATGAATTTAATAATGCTATGGTGGCAGGGAATGGAAATAATCAAATAATATCTATTACATATACAAAAGGAATTAATGGATTTGTAATAATGGAAGATAACTCAAAACCAATAGATCTTCCAAACTCTGAAAAAGTTATGATTGGAGATATTGAAGCCCAATATATTAAAAATATGGGGGCAAATATGCTTACATTTAATAAAGATGGCGTAAATATAGTAATATCTGGAACTTTGGATAAAGAAGAATTAATAAAAATAGCTAAATCAATGATTTAA
- a CDS encoding archease, translating to MYEYFETMADMGIIAKGNTLNEAFSESAKALTNLMVDINTIEKKIKKQFTISSEDEYSLLYDFLTELLILIDSEFSLFCQYDIDITVHKNNENEQEYILKCVAYGEELDKTKHQPKEEVKAITYHKMEIKNDNNEYNIRFIVDL from the coding sequence ATGTACGAATATTTTGAAACTATGGCAGATATGGGAATAATTGCAAAAGGAAACACGCTAAATGAAGCATTCTCCGAAAGTGCAAAAGCATTAACTAATTTGATGGTGGATATAAACACCATTGAAAAAAAGATTAAAAAACAATTTACAATTAGTTCAGAGGATGAATATAGTTTATTATATGATTTTTTAACAGAATTATTGATATTGATAGATAGTGAATTTTCTTTATTTTGTCAATATGATATTGATATTACTGTCCATAAAAATAATGAAAACGAACAAGAATACATATTAAAATGTGTTGCATATGGTGAAGAATTAGATAAAACGAAACACCAACCAAAAGAAGAGGTAAAAGCAATAACATACCATAAAATGGAGATTAAAAATGACAATAATGAATATAATATAAGATTCATTGTAGATTTGTGA
- a CDS encoding DEAD/DEAH box helicase — MNITHPLIKPNTMEARIYQQTMVANALRKNTLCVLGTGLGKTAIATLTIAGILSKNNNKNINKKVLIIAPSRPLVEQHYNSLKTFLNIPEDKIVVLTGKIAPAKRQKIWEEGKIFIATPQIVENDIVANRVNTDDFALLIADEAHHTTGNHSYSFVASVFRNKSHILGLTASPGSNIEKILEVCKNLGIEHVEIRTIDDIDVKEYVQTVKLRPIKVELPKEFAECINLLKQAQMERLKILRDHKIIYSTNVNKTELLQLQKRIMVIEDNSKYELIKIASEAIKLDYAIETLECQGKEAFLNYYERLSSQDTKSAKAIIKDSKVLKVAYSLRTTELEHPKTEKLLEVVNDVLNKEEGKKEKKNTKKKNTNNTNNIDNNNKTIIFAQYRDTVEKIVNLLNSNGIQAIPFVGQSNKDGKGMSQKKQIEAVEKFKNDPAVNVLVSTSVSEEGIDIMSVNFVIFYEPVPSEIRFIQRRGRASRGEGGECIVLITKDSRDEGYYWSALNKERKMKRILKDMQKILNEKLNEENAHKYIIEDKNTIDYHINKENNKMAEKENNKIGDTNGKISIEEDCKNNVKKEIKENINEIIENKNNIVLSNKCSTKPVKIIVDSREKIISRYIYDKADLEFKALDNGDFILSDRVIVERKTAEDLEGSIIDKRLFKQLKDLKKYERPILIVEGNDYFRLSEKIINGTMVSIMLDFNIPVIFTKDMEETANILIKMAEREQLRDKRTISIRTGKKPMSLKERQRFIVESFPDIGALMAENLLIKFGTIENIVKASVEELREVEGIGEITAKKIKSVLTEKYEK; from the coding sequence ATGAATATAACTCACCCACTTATAAAACCAAATACGATGGAAGCACGAATATATCAGCAAACTATGGTGGCAAATGCCCTTAGAAAAAATACGCTATGCGTATTGGGGACAGGATTGGGAAAAACTGCCATAGCAACTCTTACAATTGCGGGAATATTGTCAAAAAACAATAATAAAAATATAAATAAAAAAGTCCTAATTATAGCTCCGTCTCGTCCATTGGTAGAACAACATTACAATAGTTTAAAAACTTTTTTAAATATTCCGGAGGATAAGATAGTTGTTTTAACTGGAAAAATAGCTCCTGCAAAGAGGCAAAAGATATGGGAAGAAGGGAAAATATTTATTGCAACCCCTCAAATTGTGGAAAATGATATTGTGGCAAATAGGGTAAATACTGATGACTTTGCCCTATTAATCGCCGATGAGGCACACCACACCACAGGAAATCATTCTTATTCTTTTGTAGCTTCGGTATTTAGGAATAAGTCCCATATATTGGGATTAACAGCTTCCCCGGGCTCAAATATTGAGAAAATATTGGAAGTATGTAAAAATTTAGGTATTGAGCATGTGGAAATAAGAACAATAGATGATATTGATGTTAAAGAGTATGTTCAAACAGTGAAATTACGACCTATTAAAGTGGAGCTCCCAAAAGAATTTGCTGAATGTATAAATTTATTAAAACAGGCCCAAATGGAACGACTGAAAATATTAAGAGACCATAAAATAATTTATTCCACCAATGTAAATAAAACAGAATTATTACAGCTTCAAAAAAGAATTATGGTAATTGAAGATAATTCTAAATATGAACTAATAAAAATAGCCTCCGAAGCAATAAAATTAGATTATGCCATTGAAACCCTTGAATGCCAGGGAAAAGAGGCATTTTTAAATTATTATGAACGGTTAAGTAGTCAGGACACAAAATCGGCAAAAGCCATAATTAAAGATTCAAAAGTTTTAAAGGTGGCATATTCATTAAGAACTACTGAATTAGAGCACCCAAAAACTGAAAAACTTTTGGAAGTTGTAAATGATGTATTGAATAAAGAAGAAGGAAAAAAAGAAAAAAAGAACACTAAAAAAAAGAACACTAATAATACCAACAATATTGATAATAATAATAAAACAATAATATTTGCCCAATATCGGGACACAGTAGAAAAGATAGTAAATTTATTAAATTCAAACGGAATACAGGCAATACCTTTTGTAGGGCAATCTAATAAAGACGGAAAAGGAATGTCTCAGAAAAAACAAATTGAGGCAGTTGAAAAATTTAAAAATGACCCCGCCGTAAATGTTTTGGTCTCTACCAGCGTATCTGAGGAGGGTATAGATATAATGAGTGTAAATTTCGTTATATTTTATGAGCCGGTGCCTTCTGAAATAAGATTTATACAACGGCGAGGTAGGGCATCTCGTGGGGAAGGGGGGGAGTGTATTGTATTAATTACAAAAGATAGCCGTGATGAGGGATATTACTGGTCAGCCCTAAATAAAGAGCGGAAAATGAAAAGAATTTTAAAAGATATGCAAAAAATATTAAATGAGAAATTAAACGAGGAAAATGCACATAAATATATAATTGAGGATAAAAATACGATAGATTATCATATAAATAAAGAAAATAATAAGATGGCAGAAAAAGAAAATAACAAAATAGGCGATACAAATGGTAAAATATCTATTGAAGAAGATTGTAAAAATAATGTTAAAAAGGAAATTAAAGAAAATATTAACGAGATAATAGAAAATAAAAATAATATCGTACTGTCGAATAAATGTTCCACAAAACCAGTTAAAATAATAGTGGATAGCAGGGAAAAAATAATAAGTAGATATATTTATGATAAAGCAGATTTGGAGTTTAAAGCCCTTGATAATGGGGATTTTATATTAAGTGATAGAGTAATAGTGGAGCGAAAAACAGCCGAAGATTTAGAGGGCTCCATAATTGATAAAAGATTATTCAAACAATTGAAAGATTTAAAAAAATATGAAAGACCGATTTTAATTGTGGAGGGCAATGATTATTTTAGATTGTCCGAAAAAATAATAAATGGAACTATGGTTTCTATAATGTTGGATTTTAACATACCTGTAATTTTTACGAAAGATATGGAAGAGACGGCGAATATATTAATAAAAATGGCAGAACGGGAGCAGTTGCGGGATAAAAGAACAATATCCATAAGGACAGGAAAAAAACCAATGTCTTTAAAAGAAAGACAAAGATTTATAGTTGAAAGTTTTCCAGATATTGGAGCTCTCATGGCCGAAAATTTACTTATAAAATTTGGCACAATTGAAAATATTGTTAAGGCATCTGTGGAGGAGCTCCGAGAGGTTGAAGGCATAGGGGAGATAACAGCTAAAAAAATAAAATCAGTTCTTACAGAAAAATATGAGAAATAA